One genomic segment of Coffea arabica cultivar ET-39 chromosome 6e, Coffea Arabica ET-39 HiFi, whole genome shotgun sequence includes these proteins:
- the LOC113697560 gene encoding MADS-box transcription factor 23 isoform X1, which translates to MGRGKIEIKKIENVNSRQVTFSKRRAGLLKKAKELAILCDAEVGVIVFSSTGKLYEFASTRMEQILARYNTNPESSKLITMENKTENEPQPQADALKSEIAKLQLVQRQMTGKELGGLNFQELQHLEHQLHEGILAVKDRKEQVLLEQLEKSKLQEQKVVLENEALREQVEEYRLRLYRENGQLGRKNSGVCSSTVCDCRSEKDGNSDTSLRLGLSVDICHKRKKPKTESTSNDSETLMVLE; encoded by the exons ATGGGGAGGGGAAAAATTGAgatcaagaaaattgagaacGTCAACAGCAGGCAAGTCACCTTCTCAAAACGCCGCGCCGGCTTACTGAAGAAGGCTAAGGAGTTGGCTATTTTGTGCGATGCAGAGGTTGGCGTTATAGTTTTCTCCAGCACTGGAAAGCTTTATGAATTTGCCAGCACTCG CATGGAGCAAATTCTTGCGAGGTACAACACCAATCCAGAATCTTCAAAGCTTATTACAATGGAGAATAAAACAGAG AATGAACCGCAGCCTCAGGCAGATgctttgaaatctgaaattgcGAAGCTACAGTTGGTGCAGCG TCAAATGACGGGCAAGGAACTTGGAGGGCTGAATTTTCAGGAGTTGCAGCACCTGGAGCATCAGTTGCATGAAGGGATATTAGCTGTTAAGGACAGGAAG GAGCAGGTCTTGCTGGAGCAGcttgaaaaatccaaattgcaG GAACAGAAGGTTGTGCTAGAAAATGAAGCTCTTCGTGAACAG GTTGAGGAGTATCGCTTAAGGTTGTATCGAGAAAATGGTCAACTTGGGAGGAAGAATTCTGGTGTATGCTCAAGCACAGTCTGTGACTGCAGATCAGAGAAAGATGGAAATTCAGACACTTCATTGCGCTTGGG GTTATCAGTTGATATATGTCACAAAAGGAAAAAACCAAAGACTGAATCCACATCCAATGATTCAGAGACTCTAATGGTGTTAGAGTAG
- the LOC113695465 gene encoding protein MIZU-KUSSEI 1-like has translation MKNRQVMAVNTLPRTSSCRSTQDIIPTNYLRSSSFVPDPSEEFSDRSLVRRGGSPISFQRFNKARYGLSTLLRSFLNIISFPAILPTCRWLNIPTQLSITPSLGRKVTGTLFGHRRGHVSFAVQENPRSEPVSIIELAVSTATLVKEMSSGLVRIALECEKTVPSRGRSTKLVSEPMWTMYCNGRKCGYALTRACSDSDWHVLNTIQSVSVGAGVIPLMEDGRKASASEGELLYMRARFERVVGSRDSEAFYMMNPDGNGGPELSIFLLRI, from the coding sequence ATGAAAAATAGACAAGTAATGGCTGTCAACACCCTACCAAGAACCAGCAGCTGCAGAAGTACACAAGACATTATTCCCACAAACTACTTAAGGTCATCATCTTTCGTCCCTGATCCTTCTGAAGAATTCTCCGATCGATCCCTCGTCCGAAGAGGTGGCTCCCCTATCTCTTTCCAACGTTTCAACAAAGCCCGTTATGGATTGTCAACTCTTCTTAGGTCATTCCTCAACATAATCTCCTTCCCAGCCATCCTCCCCACGTGCAGATGGCTTAACATCCCTACCCAACTGTCGATCACGCCTTCATTAGGCCGGAAAGTCACGGGAACGTTGTTTGGCCACCGGAGAGGCCACGTTAGCTTCGCAGTTCAAGAAAATCCCAGATCAGAACCGGTTTCTATAATCGAACTAGCGGTCTCAACTGCAACTTTAGTGAAGGAGATGTCATCCGGGTTAGTGCGAATCGCGCTGGAGTGTGAGAAAACTGTACCCTCCCGTGGCCGGTCCACCAAGCTGGTTAGTGAACCAATGTGGACTATGTACTGCAATGGTAGAAAATGTGGCTACGCGCTCACACGCGCGTGTTCCGACTCCGATTGGCACGTGCTTAACACCATACAGAGCGTGTCAGTTGGTGCCGGAGTTATTCCGTTGATGGAGGATGGCCGGAAAGCCAGTGCTTCGGAGGGGGAGTTGCTGTACATGAGGGCCAGGTTTGAAAGAGTTGTGGGGAGCCGTGACTCGGAAGCTTTCTACATGATGAACCCTGATGGGAATGGAGGGCCAGAACTAAGCATATTTTTGCTTAGGATTTGA
- the LOC113697560 gene encoding MADS-box transcription factor 23 isoform X2: MGRGKIEIKKIENVNSRQVTFSKRRAGLLKKAKELAILCDAEVGVIVFSSTGKLYEFASTRMEQILARYNTNPESSKLITMENKTENEPQPQADALKSEIAKLQLVQRQMTGKELGGLNFQELQHLEHQLHEGILAVKDRKEQVLLEQLEKSKLQKVVLENEALREQVEEYRLRLYRENGQLGRKNSGVCSSTVCDCRSEKDGNSDTSLRLGLSVDICHKRKKPKTESTSNDSETLMVLE, encoded by the exons ATGGGGAGGGGAAAAATTGAgatcaagaaaattgagaacGTCAACAGCAGGCAAGTCACCTTCTCAAAACGCCGCGCCGGCTTACTGAAGAAGGCTAAGGAGTTGGCTATTTTGTGCGATGCAGAGGTTGGCGTTATAGTTTTCTCCAGCACTGGAAAGCTTTATGAATTTGCCAGCACTCG CATGGAGCAAATTCTTGCGAGGTACAACACCAATCCAGAATCTTCAAAGCTTATTACAATGGAGAATAAAACAGAG AATGAACCGCAGCCTCAGGCAGATgctttgaaatctgaaattgcGAAGCTACAGTTGGTGCAGCG TCAAATGACGGGCAAGGAACTTGGAGGGCTGAATTTTCAGGAGTTGCAGCACCTGGAGCATCAGTTGCATGAAGGGATATTAGCTGTTAAGGACAGGAAG GAGCAGGTCTTGCTGGAGCAGcttgaaaaatccaaattgcaG AAGGTTGTGCTAGAAAATGAAGCTCTTCGTGAACAG GTTGAGGAGTATCGCTTAAGGTTGTATCGAGAAAATGGTCAACTTGGGAGGAAGAATTCTGGTGTATGCTCAAGCACAGTCTGTGACTGCAGATCAGAGAAAGATGGAAATTCAGACACTTCATTGCGCTTGGG GTTATCAGTTGATATATGTCACAAAAGGAAAAAACCAAAGACTGAATCCACATCCAATGATTCAGAGACTCTAATGGTGTTAGAGTAG